In a single window of the Ancylobacter polymorphus genome:
- a CDS encoding ATP-binding cassette domain-containing protein, translated as MRRQPVDAALLVAFLRALAQSARGRGALSIALIIGGAMVESVGLVLLIPVLQLLTDREGLVSLWFAEWRRERLLLLLLAAFLLAMTARAFLLYARDRLLWRVENDFVDGQRARLVQGLASARWASLASVRHAEIQSVLSTEMIRLAMAVRLFVQIGVAALLVLVQGGLAIYVAPALAGTLLAAVAAAGVAFSGLQRAGALGHDLARSSLNQMQTMGSLLSGLKAALAQNLQYRFLRDFRDTLGEARGNRRRFSERQARLRLVFGIGSAVCACLVVAGGALVLEMPTPALILLVLICARLAGPVLNLQQAMQQFAYSLPSFAAVAALEAQLEAPAAGAVEAQRILPGAVELRAVHRLHGEGAGLAGVDLVINPAERIAVTGASGAGKTTLLDVLAGLTAPDGGAVLVGGSTLDVTALPAWRERVAYVVQEPYLFRDSVRANVTADTPCDDAALWSVLELVGADTLVRRLERGVDTLIGEGGAVLSGGERQRLALARAILRRPRLLMLDEATNALDLPSERLLLQHLFALAPRPAVLMVTHRRENLDLFDRVLELREGRLLPLG; from the coding sequence GTGAGACGGCAACCCGTCGACGCGGCGCTGCTCGTCGCCTTCCTGCGGGCTCTCGCACAGTCCGCACGCGGGCGCGGGGCGCTCAGCATCGCCCTCATCATTGGCGGGGCGATGGTGGAAAGCGTCGGGCTCGTTCTGCTCATCCCGGTCCTGCAGTTGCTCACCGACCGTGAGGGGCTCGTCTCCCTCTGGTTCGCCGAATGGCGCCGCGAAAGGCTGTTGCTGCTCCTTCTCGCGGCTTTCCTGCTGGCGATGACGGCGCGGGCCTTTCTCCTCTATGCGCGCGACCGGCTGTTGTGGCGGGTGGAGAACGACTTCGTCGACGGCCAGCGCGCGCGACTGGTGCAGGGGCTGGCCTCCGCGCGCTGGGCGTCGCTGGCCTCGGTGCGTCACGCGGAAATCCAGAGCGTCCTGTCGACGGAGATGATCCGGCTGGCCATGGCTGTCCGGCTGTTCGTGCAGATCGGTGTGGCCGCGCTGCTGGTGCTGGTGCAGGGGGGGCTGGCCATCTATGTGGCGCCGGCTCTGGCCGGCACCCTGCTCGCGGCCGTGGCCGCGGCGGGCGTCGCCTTTTCCGGCCTGCAGCGGGCCGGCGCCCTGGGACACGATCTCGCCCGCTCCAGCCTTAACCAGATGCAGACGATGGGAAGTCTCCTGTCGGGGCTCAAGGCGGCACTGGCGCAGAACCTTCAGTACCGCTTCCTGCGCGACTTCCGCGACACGCTCGGCGAGGCACGCGGCAACCGGCGGCGCTTCTCCGAACGGCAGGCGCGGCTCCGGCTGGTGTTCGGCATCGGATCGGCCGTCTGCGCTTGCCTGGTGGTGGCAGGTGGCGCGCTGGTGCTGGAGATGCCGACGCCGGCGCTGATCCTGCTCGTGCTGATCTGCGCCCGCCTCGCCGGACCGGTGCTGAACCTGCAGCAGGCGATGCAGCAGTTCGCCTATTCCCTGCCCTCCTTCGCCGCCGTCGCGGCCCTGGAGGCGCAGCTGGAGGCGCCCGCTGCAGGGGCGGTGGAAGCTCAGCGGATACTGCCGGGGGCCGTCGAACTGCGGGCTGTGCATCGGCTCCATGGCGAAGGGGCCGGCCTCGCCGGCGTCGATCTCGTCATTAACCCGGCAGAACGGATCGCGGTCACCGGCGCCTCGGGCGCGGGCAAGACGACGCTGCTCGACGTGCTGGCCGGGCTGACGGCGCCGGACGGGGGCGCGGTTCTGGTAGGCGGCTCCACGCTTGATGTCACCGCCCTGCCGGCCTGGCGCGAGCGTGTCGCCTATGTCGTGCAGGAACCCTATCTGTTCCGTGACAGCGTGCGCGCCAATGTGACGGCCGATACACCCTGTGACGACGCCGCGCTCTGGTCGGTGCTTGAGCTTGTGGGTGCCGACACGCTGGTGCGGCGCCTGGAGCGCGGGGTCGACACGCTCATCGGCGAAGGCGGCGCCGTGCTCTCCGGCGGGGAGCGCCAGCGCCTGGCCCTTGCCCGCGCCATTTTGCGGCGCCCGCGCCTGCTCATGCTCGACGAGGCCACCAACGCTCTCGACCTGCCCTCGGAGAGGCTTCTGCTGCAACACCTCTTTGCTCTCGCTCCGCGCCCGGCCGTGCTGATGGTGACGCACAGGCGCGAGAATCTGGACCTGTTCGACCGGGTTCTGGAGCTGCGGGAGGGTCGGCTGCTGCCCTTGGGATGA
- a CDS encoding patatin-like phospholipase family protein gives MPSKIPSPASASGSTTARKPRPGGRRRSQPSAAHEPEAGQAPASARGPVRVELALQGGGSHGAFTWGVLDRLLEEDWLSIEGVSGTSAGAMNAAVLADGFAAGGREGARAALDAFWHNVAEAARFSPFQRGPLDVLLGRWTLDHSPLFVALDLMSRLYSPYDLNPTGANPLRAVLEKVIEFERLRTSPIKLFITATNVRTGRGRVFRNAEITPEVLLASACLPTLFQAVEIDGDSYWDGGYSGNPTMTPLVRELASEDTILVPINPVERPGTPRTAYEILNRLNEVSFNSVLIKELRMIALLRQVADPGNCEGAHWARMRIHVVPNGVVDQLGYSSKLNAEREFLAMLREEGRKAADAFLKADGDNIGKRSSVDLDALLDGV, from the coding sequence ATGCCCTCCAAGATCCCGTCTCCCGCATCGGCATCCGGTTCGACCACCGCCCGGAAGCCGCGACCAGGCGGCCGGCGGCGGTCTCAGCCCAGCGCGGCGCATGAGCCGGAAGCGGGACAGGCGCCCGCCTCGGCGCGCGGCCCGGTGCGGGTCGAACTCGCTTTGCAGGGCGGCGGCTCGCATGGCGCCTTCACCTGGGGCGTGCTCGACCGGCTGCTGGAAGAAGACTGGCTCAGCATCGAAGGTGTTTCCGGCACCTCCGCCGGGGCGATGAACGCGGCGGTGCTGGCGGACGGCTTTGCCGCTGGCGGGCGGGAGGGCGCACGGGCGGCGCTCGACGCCTTCTGGCACAATGTCGCCGAGGCGGCGCGCTTCAGCCCGTTCCAGCGCGGTCCTCTCGATGTGCTGCTCGGGCGCTGGACGCTCGACCATTCGCCGCTCTTCGTCGCCCTCGACCTGATGTCGCGGCTCTACTCGCCCTATGATCTCAACCCGACCGGCGCCAACCCGCTGCGTGCCGTGCTGGAGAAGGTGATCGAGTTCGAGCGGCTGCGCACCTCGCCGATCAAGCTCTTCATCACCGCCACCAATGTACGCACCGGGCGGGGACGCGTTTTCCGCAATGCCGAGATCACGCCGGAGGTGCTGCTCGCTTCCGCCTGCCTGCCCACCCTGTTCCAGGCGGTGGAAATCGACGGCGACAGCTATTGGGACGGCGGCTATTCCGGCAACCCGACCATGACGCCGCTGGTGCGCGAACTCGCGTCGGAGGACACGATCCTCGTCCCGATCAACCCGGTGGAGCGTCCCGGCACGCCGCGCACCGCCTATGAAATCCTCAACCGGCTGAACGAAGTCTCGTTCAATTCCGTGCTGATCAAGGAGCTGCGCATGATCGCCCTGCTGCGGCAGGTGGCCGATCCCGGCAATTGCGAGGGCGCGCACTGGGCGCGGATGCGCATTCATGTCGTGCCCAACGGCGTGGTCGATCAACTCGGCTATTCTTCCAAGCTGAATGCCGAACGCGAATTCCTCGCCATGCTTCGGGAGGAGGGGCGCAAGGCGGCCGACGCCTTCCTCAAGGCCGATGGCGACAATATCGGCAAACGCTCTTCGGTCGATCTCGACGCGCTGCTCGACGGCGTGTGA
- the gltS gene encoding sodium/glutamate symporter: MPAIEISGLLTFTIAIVVFFAGSGINRAIPPLGRFNIPEAVTGGLLAALATLIAYRVFDTAIVFDLAARDMLLLYFFTGIGLNARLDDLVAGGRPLLILLALTVLYLVIQNLIALGAVSLLDLPEGLAVFLGSASLIGGHGTTIAWAPLIAERFGVANALEVGIAVATLGLVLASLAGGPIARYLIARHHLRSEPGQEAIVGLPKPVNERADDDISHVSLLRTVLVLNVAILIAFGLEEAVEWTGLKLPMFVVCLLVGIALTNTVPRLLPRLAWPTRTRALALLSDLALNIFLAMSLMSMQLWSIGGLGLALVLVLAVQTVAAVAYIVFVVFPAMGRDYQAAVISAGFTGISLGATPTAIANMTAVTKAHGPSPRAFIILPLVSAFFIDIINAAAIGFLAR, from the coding sequence ATGCCGGCGATCGAGATTTCGGGTCTGCTCACCTTCACCATCGCCATCGTGGTGTTTTTCGCCGGTTCCGGCATCAACCGGGCGATTCCGCCGCTCGGCCGGTTCAACATCCCCGAGGCGGTGACCGGCGGGCTGCTGGCGGCGCTGGCGACGCTGATCGCCTACCGCGTCTTCGACACCGCCATCGTGTTCGATCTCGCCGCGCGGGACATGCTGCTGCTGTATTTCTTCACCGGCATCGGCCTCAATGCCCGGCTCGACGACCTCGTGGCCGGCGGGCGGCCGCTGTTGATCCTGCTCGCGCTCACCGTGCTCTATCTCGTCATCCAGAACCTGATCGCCCTCGGTGCCGTGAGCCTGCTCGACCTGCCCGAGGGGCTTGCCGTCTTCCTCGGCTCGGCCTCGCTCATCGGCGGGCATGGCACCACCATCGCCTGGGCGCCGCTGATCGCGGAGCGCTTCGGCGTCGCCAATGCGCTGGAGGTAGGCATCGCCGTGGCGACGCTCGGCCTCGTGCTGGCGAGCCTCGCTGGCGGGCCCATCGCCCGCTATCTCATCGCCCGCCACCATCTCAGGAGCGAGCCGGGTCAGGAGGCTATCGTCGGCCTGCCGAAGCCAGTGAACGAGCGTGCGGATGACGACATCAGCCATGTCAGCCTGCTGCGCACCGTGCTGGTGCTCAACGTCGCCATCCTCATCGCCTTCGGGCTTGAGGAGGCGGTGGAGTGGACGGGGCTGAAGCTGCCCATGTTCGTGGTGTGCCTGCTGGTCGGCATCGCGCTCACCAACACCGTGCCGCGCCTGTTGCCGCGCCTCGCCTGGCCCACCCGGACGAGGGCGCTGGCGCTGCTCTCCGATCTCGCGCTCAACATCTTCCTCGCCATGTCGCTGATGAGCATGCAGCTATGGAGCATTGGCGGGCTGGGCCTCGCTTTGGTGCTGGTGCTGGCGGTGCAGACGGTGGCGGCGGTGGCCTATATCGTCTTCGTGGTGTTCCCGGCGATGGGGCGCGACTACCAGGCGGCGGTGATCTCCGCCGGTTTCACCGGCATCAGCCTCGGGGCCACGCCGACCGCCATCGCCAATATGACCGCGGTGACCAAGGCGCATGGACCTTCGCCCCGCGCCTTCATCATCCTGCCGCTGGTCTCGGCCTTCTTCATCGACATCATCAACGCGGCGGCGATCGGCTTCCTGGCGCGCTGA
- a CDS encoding alpha/beta hydrolase: protein MRLVIVALVLALCAGCSNRPVGVLTPVEAAAPDTTKVDLLVATTREPSTDAGILYTGERGAGVSLDAFTVSIPPDSRRQIGEVQWPRRLPPNPETDFATLSVKPLPNVKAAKGWLDSHLPPSRRVLIFVHGFNNRFEDAVYRFAQIVHDSGSEVAPVLFTWPSRARVFDYLFDRESTIFSRDAFEETVWQVASDPRVEDVTIMAHSMGAWLAMESLRQMAIRRGKLPAKIRNVILASPDVDVDVFASQWRALNGPQARFTLFVSQDDRALQVSRRIAGGVDRLGLIDTQKYYADLEKSGIVVIDLTAMRGGDSLNHGRFASSPEVVQLIGQRLVNGQTVTDSEISLGDRIAAGAIGVGQTVGSAAGLALSAPIAVIDPKTRRTYQGQVERFGQTLSETVEDPAAD from the coding sequence ATGCGTCTCGTCATCGTTGCGTTGGTTCTCGCCTTGTGCGCGGGATGCTCGAACCGGCCGGTGGGCGTGCTCACCCCCGTCGAGGCCGCCGCGCCCGACACCACCAAGGTCGATCTGCTCGTCGCCACCACGCGCGAGCCCTCCACCGACGCCGGCATTCTCTACACCGGCGAGCGCGGCGCGGGCGTGTCGCTCGACGCCTTCACCGTCTCCATCCCGCCGGACAGCCGCCGCCAGATCGGCGAAGTGCAGTGGCCGCGCCGCCTGCCGCCCAACCCGGAAACCGACTTCGCCACGCTCTCGGTCAAGCCGCTGCCGAATGTGAAGGCGGCGAAGGGCTGGCTCGACAGCCATCTGCCGCCGAGCCGGCGGGTGCTGATCTTCGTCCACGGCTTCAACAACCGCTTTGAAGACGCGGTCTACCGCTTCGCCCAGATCGTGCATGATTCGGGATCGGAGGTCGCTCCGGTCCTGTTCACCTGGCCCTCCCGCGCCCGGGTGTTCGACTATCTCTTCGACCGTGAAAGCACGATCTTCTCGCGCGACGCCTTCGAGGAGACGGTGTGGCAGGTCGCCAGCGATCCGCGCGTCGAGGACGTGACGATCATGGCCCATTCCATGGGGGCGTGGCTCGCCATGGAAAGCCTGCGCCAGATGGCGATCCGGCGCGGCAAGCTGCCGGCCAAGATCCGCAACGTCATCCTCGCCTCGCCCGATGTCGATGTCGACGTGTTCGCCTCGCAATGGCGGGCGCTGAACGGGCCGCAGGCGCGCTTCACCCTGTTCGTGTCGCAGGACGACCGGGCGCTGCAGGTTTCCCGCCGCATCGCCGGCGGCGTGGACCGGCTGGGGCTGATTGACACCCAGAAATACTACGCCGATCTGGAGAAATCCGGCATCGTGGTCATTGATCTCACTGCCATGCGTGGCGGCGACTCGCTCAATCACGGCCGCTTCGCCTCCTCGCCGGAGGTGGTGCAGCTCATCGGCCAGCGGCTGGTGAACGGGCAGACCGTCACCGATTCCGAGATCAGTCTCGGCGACCGCATCGCCGCCGGTGCCATCGGGGTCGGCCAGACCGTCGGCAGTGCCGCCGGCCTCGCGCTCAGCGCGCCGATCGCCGTCATCGACCCCAAGACGCGGCGCACCTATCAGGGCCAGGTCGAACGCTTCGGCCAGACGCTCAGCGAGACGGTCGAGGACCCGGCGGCGGACTGA
- a CDS encoding alpha/beta hydrolase, whose translation MSTLFKVLRRALKWAGVLALVLFVAFLGSRVWFAQSGAPLEPWHTFVPEEMSVAELDKADWSAYLAREDKLFADVTREVVQTLPEEDRVPSNRYFAGSVVYPPHLSQDFNRSYELVPEGAPVGVVVLLHGLTDSPYSLRHVARRYLANGFLVIAPRLPGHGTVPAGLTAAEWEDWLAATRLAVREAAARAPGKPLEIVGFSNGGALALKYALDALSDDKLVRPDRLVLISPMIGITRFARFAGLAALPAWLPAFDKAAWLGIVPEFNPFKYNSFPVNGAVQSHRLTRALQASITAEARAGRLKDVAPTLTFQSVMDFTVSTRAIIDALYGQLPANGSELVLFDINRNTKLGPLLRATSYSALLRLLPPLPRTFRTVIITNEDAGSDQVIEHAIPAGSTEETVRPLGLFYPSDVYSLSHVALPFPPEDGLYGSHPDPKDNFGLELGAMAVRGERGALIVSLDALVRMSSNPFFSYMNDRIMPPPAAASATQEPAAAPAP comes from the coding sequence ATGAGCACGCTTTTCAAGGTTTTGCGCAGGGCCCTCAAATGGGCGGGCGTGCTGGCGCTGGTGCTGTTCGTCGCCTTTCTCGGCTCGCGCGTCTGGTTCGCCCAGAGCGGCGCGCCGCTGGAACCCTGGCACACCTTCGTGCCGGAGGAGATGAGCGTCGCCGAGCTCGACAAGGCCGACTGGAGCGCCTACCTCGCCCGCGAGGACAAGCTGTTCGCCGACGTGACCCGCGAAGTCGTGCAGACGCTGCCGGAGGAGGACCGGGTACCCTCCAACCGCTATTTCGCCGGCAGCGTGGTCTACCCGCCCCATCTCTCGCAGGATTTCAACCGCTCCTATGAGCTGGTGCCGGAAGGCGCGCCGGTGGGCGTCGTCGTGCTGCTGCACGGGCTCACCGATTCGCCCTACAGCCTGCGCCATGTCGCCCGGCGCTATCTCGCCAATGGCTTCCTGGTCATCGCCCCGCGTCTGCCCGGCCATGGCACGGTGCCGGCGGGGCTCACCGCCGCCGAGTGGGAGGACTGGCTCGCCGCCACGCGCCTCGCCGTGCGCGAAGCCGCCGCCCGCGCGCCGGGCAAGCCTCTGGAAATCGTCGGCTTTTCCAATGGCGGTGCGCTGGCGCTGAAATACGCGCTCGACGCGCTCAGCGACGACAAACTCGTCCGCCCGGACCGGCTGGTGCTGATCTCGCCGATGATCGGCATCACCCGCTTCGCCCGCTTCGCCGGGCTGGCGGCGCTGCCGGCCTGGCTGCCGGCCTTCGACAAAGCGGCGTGGCTCGGCATCGTGCCGGAGTTCAATCCGTTCAAGTACAACAGCTTCCCGGTGAACGGCGCCGTGCAGTCGCACCGTCTCACACGGGCGCTGCAAGCCTCCATCACCGCCGAGGCGCGGGCCGGGCGGCTGAAGGATGTGGCGCCGACGCTCACCTTCCAGTCGGTGATGGACTTCACCGTCTCCACCCGCGCCATCATCGATGCGTTGTACGGCCAGTTGCCGGCCAATGGCAGCGAGCTGGTGCTGTTCGACATCAACCGCAACACCAAGCTCGGTCCCCTGCTGCGCGCCACCTCCTATTCAGCGCTGCTGCGCCTGCTGCCGCCGCTGCCGCGAACCTTCCGCACCGTGATCATCACCAATGAGGATGCGGGGTCGGACCAGGTGATCGAGCATGCCATCCCCGCCGGCAGCACCGAGGAGACGGTGCGTCCGCTCGGCCTGTTCTACCCGTCCGATGTCTATTCGCTGTCCCATGTCGCCCTGCCCTTCCCGCCTGAGGACGGGCTGTACGGGTCGCATCCCGATCCAAAGGACAATTTCGGGCTGGAGCTCGGGGCCATGGCGGTGCGGGGTGAGCGCGGCGCGCTGATCGTCAGCCTCGATGCGCTGGTGCGCATGTCGTCCAACCCGTTCTTCTCCTACATGAACGACCGCATCATGCCCCCGCCGGCGGCGGCGAGCGCGACACAGGAGCCAGCCGCCGCGCCGGCCCCCTGA